The Temnothorax longispinosus isolate EJ_2023e chromosome 4, Tlon_JGU_v1, whole genome shotgun sequence genome has a window encoding:
- the LOC139812224 gene encoding uncharacterized protein isoform X2 — MIRQFLDALGGNSARSGMSVGSGGRAPFKRTTQNIQPPRKSSRSQAKPAEPPAPAPRAAPSAGRKRDPVALLFSARRPARRVVQGDKATKPGDRRLKGQPSQQQQQQQQQQSAQQQQQQPAPLRQVPSASSLEAKSDVSPTGNSWAGSLGSKEPARPKVTTTSSKGPAAKASKMQELEREVEALRKDRARLEANLRDATSDIQNLRELHAELAAFKEQHHLELERLTEENEALRVRLRDVAHSPLSDSEKQQLLLDASRLHNSAPASIAIPQDDGSAHNASTPQEGAQCTTPDWDKHSSSSMSEVSVACLQDRILQMEETHYSTNEELQATIQELSDLQAQLTELQADNERLTEEKGVLLESLCRQTEKLEDSRSKVDTLQGLLLREEQPQEASKGYNTEREQKLVDLLKSAQEERETLLQKQEELTSELKSLRATADASAAETERLTKCVELLEASVDAANVERKQLDMELAEARQEGANRSIEISRLATLLENARAKIEELEQSRQLENKSEADELLDAARREKDTLETQAAALQEQLARSHCDHDRLRDQYSQLQEEYKVARNNAKSAIDDLEYRLNQLKDERLSVSTELQLVRDSLAELQTQCQRHLEDKRELKAALSEAQRREREAQTRQYELERALADERKLRQEESAEWEQFQTDLLMTVRVANDFKTEAQSELERVVMENKAQRDKLRALEAQLDKLNKDSTVVSCKTLDVTSGNKEKMASVLLKRGRMILKKRYDARKHALRNGLFKATMSGWDSHKARLQDVDTANRDEPGLPNDNLATNTTGAPTLKEAIKLEDKLISGEEIEFCPAYRIDSRNTECATDDAVERLASENSRQSKPSRSDTSKFYVNNIELDKAPHNPSDKSLIIAEDYPKLYITVTGTSDKDAMAKSALLKSIRSIQNGNGDSYGINISNSRFFVPKDYIFSGVESAMNDLKFEVDPEMGKLLQRSYSSPQVNRSSPILAIMDAGPSSLDNTTAETLTVPSDAMKQRADSDVRSAKALSDSAVCLKSKESEKNEQRQRLFLKKRESKPSCEIIDSKPKTTAESQIRIHTKSLDEFDNCRRIHENEEKSQEMRYESSLIKASRLKDEATERETCNNQLWTAKHVIIDAMPGDRKVFDMLEESKISSSLNGNIEIKSPKSMNTNTECEKIKSSHDILSAPLMRRKSYPLLTPSEIAYKSKFLSSIPIVSSDTPGRTLSIDSEKETKILEPLKYSVNEEKETGSSAFSEQLQEAKCSSPSETNRLNRIRFLQGDTQANENNSQIEKATPSESKLRATSEEVSQSNTDMESDLPPPMGRTSSLREKFETIVEDVELRTLPGRRPQISESCDPNQKVIQQPPTRPASTPTETQQSVLTSVQQEIAARRKANISRQDSRLSVKCLIESIENATKQAKAGPGSRSSSTSSLNSIGTTDIMSLKAPLRDQQQINNLICTANSTNNNKTQSTITKKPVSETKSTPVVLSPGELLDSAALNAKAIDFVRRNSVTDLSERKDPLYGLVKNGGSKRNALLKWCQNKTIGYRNIDITNFSSSWNDGLALCAILHSYLPRKVPYDTLTPVEKRRNFSIAFSAAESVGIPTTLNIGEMCQLERPDWQQVMTYVTSIYKHFET; from the exons ATGATCCGGCAGTTTCTAGATGCGCTGGGCGGGAATTCG GCTCGAAGCGGGATGTCCGTGGGTTCGGGCGGCCGGGCGCCGTTTAAGCGGACCACGCAAAATATACAGCCGCCCAGGAAGTCCAGCCGAAGCCA GGCGAAGCCAGCCGAGCCTCCGGCACCAGCACCCAGAGCAGCGCCGAGCGCGGGGCGGAAAAGGGACCCGGTCGCGTTGCTCTTCAGCGCGAGAAGACCGGCGAGAAGAGTCGTTCAAGGAGACAAGGCGACGAAGCCGGGCGATCGGCGGCTAAA AGGACAGCCTAgccagcagcagcaacagcagcagcagcagcaatcggcgcagcagcagcagcagcaaccgGCGCCGCTGCGCCAGGTGCCAAGCGCCTCCTCGCTGGAGGCGAAGAGCGACGTCTCGCCGACCGGGAACAGCTGGGCCGGCTCCCTGGGCAGCAAGGAGCCGGCCAGACCCAAGGtgacgacgacgtcgtcgaAGGGCCCCGCTGCCAAGGCCTCCAAGATGCAAGAGCTGGAACGCGAGGTCGAGGCTCTGCGTAAGGATCGCGCGCGTCTCGAGGCGAACttgcgcgacgcgacgtccgATATTCAGAATCTGCGCGAGCTGCATGCCGAGCTGGCCGCCTTCAAG GAGCAGCATCATCTGGAGCTAGAGCGTCTTACTGAGGAGAACGAAGCTCTTCGCGTTCGTCTCAGGGACGTGGCGCACTCTCCGCTGTCAGATTCGGAGAAACAGCAGCTGCTGTTAGATGCCTCGAGGCTCCACAACTCCGCGCCAGCCTCCATCGCCATTCCTCAGGACGATGGTTCTGCACACAATGCCAGCACACCTCAGGAAGGAGCTCAGTGCACCACTCCGGACTGGGACAAGCACTCCTCCAGCTCGATGTCCGAGGTTTCGGTTGCGTGCTTGCAGGACAGGATCCTGCAAATGGAGGAAACGCATTATTCCACAAACGAAGAATTACAGGCTACCATTCAAGAATTAAGTGACTTACAG GCACAACTGACCGAATTACAAGCGGATAATGAAAGGCTAACAGAGGAGAAAGGAGTTCTTTTGGAGTCACTGTGTCGTCAAACAGAGAAGCTAGAAGACTCCCGTTCCAAGGTTGACACTTTGCAGGGACTACTTTTAAGGGAGGAACAGCCACAGGAAGCATCCAAAGGTTACAATACAGAAAGGGAACAGAAACTTGTAGACCTCCTGAAA AGTGCGCAAGAGGAACGAGAGACTCTACTTCAAAAGCAGGAGGAGTTGACGAGTGAATTGAAGAGTCTGAGAGCGACTGCTGACGCTAGTGCGGCAGAGACTGAACGCTTGACGAAATGCGTCGAATTACTGGAGGCGTCAGTGGACGCCGCAAACGTCGAACGAAAGCAGTTGGACATGGAATTGGCGGAAGCGAGGCAGGAGGGCGCGAATCGCAGTATAGAGATCAGTAGATTGGCGACTTTGTTGGAGAACGCGCGGGCGAAGATCGAGGAGTTGGAGCAATCGAGGCAGCTGGAGAACAAGAGCGAGGCGGACGAACTGCTAGATGCGGCCAGAAGGGAGAAGGACACGCTCGAGACGCAGGCGGCAGCATTGCAGGAACAATTGGCGCGCTCACATTGCGACCACGATCGATTGAGGGATCAATACTCGCAGCTTCAGGAAGAATATAAG GTGGCTCGAAATAATGCGAAATCCGCTATAGACGACCTAGAATATAGGCTGAATCAGTTGAAGGATGAGCGACTGTCTGTGAGCACGGAACTGCAGCTCGTCCGAGATTCCTTGGCGGAATTGCAGACGCAATGCCAACGGCACCTGGAGGATAAGCGGGAGCTGAAAGCCGCACTGAGCGAGGCGCAACGAAGAGAGCGCGAAGCGCAAACGCGTCAGTACGAGTTGGAGCGCGCGTTGGCCGACGAGCGTAAGCTGAGACAGGAGGAGAGCGCGGAGTGGGAGCAGTTCCAAACGGATTTGCTGATGACCGTGCGAGTTGCCAACGACTTCAAGACCGAGGCTCAGAGCGAGTTGGAACGCGTGGTAATGGAGAACAAGGCGCAGAGAGATAAGCTGAGAGCGCTGGAGGCACAACTCGATAAACTTAACAAAG ATAGCACTGTAGTGAGTTGCAAGACACTCGATGTCACTAGCGGgaataaagagaaaatggCGAGTGTTTTACTAAAGCGTGGTCGAATGATTCTAAAAAAGCGTTACGACGCGAGAAAGCACGCGTTACGAAATGGCTTGTTCAAAGCGACGATGAGCGGCTGGGACTCACATAAAGCGAGGCTACAGGATGTCGATACCGCGAATCGAGACGAACCCGGTTTGCCGAATGATAATCTGGCTACCAACACAACTGGCGCACCAACACTCAAGGAAGCTATCAAATTGGAGGACAAATTGATTTCCGGCGAGGAGATTGAATTCTGTCCTGCGTATCGCATCGACAGCCGGAATACTGAATGCGCCACCGATGATGCAGTCGAGCGTTTAGCGAGTGAGAATTCGAGACAATCAAAACCATCGAGGAGCGATACGTCAAAGTTCTACGTGAACAATATTGAACTGGATAAGGCTCCTCACAATCCATCTGATAAATCTCTAATAATTGCGGAGGATTATCCGAAACTGTACATTACCGTTACGGGCACGTCCGATAAAGACGCGATGGCCAAGAGTgccttattaaaaagtattcgCAGTATTCAAAACGGCAACGGAGATTCATACGGCATTAACATTTCGAACAGTCGATTCTTCGTGCCGAAGGATTACATATTTTCCGGTGTGGAAAGCGCGATGAACGACCTGAAATTCGAGGTCGATCCGGAAATGGGGAAACTATTGCAGAGAAGTTACAGCAGTCCGCAAGTCAACAGGAGTTCGCCTATTCTAGCCATCATGGACGCTGGTCCGTCGTCTTTAGATAATACAACTGCGGAAACTTTGACTGTGCCGAGCGACGCGATGAAACAACGCGCAGATTCAGACGTCAGGAGTGCAAAAGCGCTTTCAGATTCAGCCGTGTGtttaaaatcaaaagaaaGCGAGAAAAATGAGCAGAGGCAAAGGCTGTTTTTGAAAAAACGTGAATCGAAACCGAGCTGCGAGATAATTGACTCGAAACCAAAAACGACCGCAGAATCACAAATTAGAATTCATACCAAATCATTAGATGAATTTGATAATTGTCGTCGTATAcatgaaaacgaagaaaaatcaCAGGAAATGAGATATGAATCTTCTCTGATAAAAGCGTCTCGCTTAAAAGACGAAGCAACAGAACGAGAAACATGCAATAATCAGTTATGGACAGCGAAACACGTGATCATCGATGCTATGCCAGGAGATAGAAAAGTTTTTGATATGCTCGAGGAATCGAAGATATCAAGCTCGCTCAATggaaatatcgaaataaagtCTCCGAAATCTATGAATACAAATACTGAATGTGAGAAAATAAAGAGTTCTCATGATATATTAAGTGCTCCTCTAATGAGACGGAAATCGTATCCGTTGTTAACGCCCTCGGAAATCGcgtataaatcaaaatttctcTCATCGATTCCAATTGTTTCATCGGACACACCGGGAAGAACTTTGAGTATTGATTCGGAGAAAGAAACGAAGATCCTGGAACCATTAAAGTATTCCGttaacgaagaaaaagaaaccgGATCTTCAGCGTTTAGCGAACAGTTACAAGAAGCAAAGTGCTCGAGTCCGAGCGAGACTAATCGATTGAATCGCATAAGATTCCTGCAAGGTGACACACAGGCAAACGAGAACAATTCTCAGATCGAGAAAGCGACTCCTTCCGAAAGTAAGCTTCGCGCAACGAGCGAGGAAGTGTCGCAAAGTAATACGGACATGGAATCGGATCTACCCCCACCGATGGGACGGACGTCATCCTTAAGAGAAAAGTTTGAGACGATCGTAGAGGACGTGGAATTGAGGACGCTGCCGGGACGGCGCCCGCAAATAAGCGAGTCTTGCGACC CTAATCAAAAAGTGATACAACAACCGCCTACGAGGCCGGCCAGCACACCGACGGAGACTCAACAATCCGTGCTGACGAGCGTGCAACAGGAGATTGCTGCTCGTAGGAAGGCGAACATTTCGCGTCAGGACTCAAGGCTTTCTGTTAAGTGTCTGATCGAGAGCATTGAAAATGCCACGAAACAAGCTAAAGCTG GTCCTGGAAGCCGAAGCAGCTCTACGTCGTCTTTAAATTCGATTGGAACTACGGATATTATGTCTTTGAAGGCTCCCCTCAGAGACCAACAGCAAATCAACAATTTAATCTGCACGGCGAATTCgacaaataacaataaaacacAATCTACAATCACAAAGAAACCGGTATCAG AAACAAAATCAACGCCTGTGGTTTTGAGTCCGGGTGAGTTGTTGGATTCAGCCGCTTTGAACGCCAAGGCGATCGACTTCGTGCGTCGAAACAGCGTCACCGATCTGTCGGAGCGCAAAGATCCTCTGTATGGCTTAGTCAAGAACGGCGGATCTAAGCGTAACGCCTTGCTCAAGTGGTGTCAAAATAAAACGATAGGCTACCGGAATATCGATATAACTAACTTCAGCAGTTCCTGGAACGATGGCTTAGCGTTATGCGCGATTCTGCACTCCTATTTGCCGCGAAAGGTACCGTACGACACGTTGACGCCAGTCGAAAAGCGGCGGAACTTCTCGATCGCCTTCTCTGCCGCCGAGAGTGTTGGCATACCAACTACTTTG AACATCGGTGAAATGTGTCAACTCGAGCGACCCGACTGGCAACAAGTCATGACGTACGTGACTAGCATTTACAAGCACTTCGAAACGTAA
- the LOC139812224 gene encoding cytospin-A isoform X5, producing MFSRVVFGAREARPRAAAGARKEPSKGDNDARGDAGRQARVVRGATEHAAPSTDRARSGMSVGSGGRAPFKRTTQNIQPPRKSSRSQAKPAEPPAPAPRAAPSAGRKRDPVALLFSARRPARRVVQGDKATKPGDRRLKGQPSQQQQQQQQQQSAQQQQQQPAPLRQVPSASSLEAKSDVSPTGNSWAGSLGSKEPARPKVTTTSSKGPAAKASKMQELEREVEALRKDRARLEANLRDATSDIQNLRELHAELAAFKEQHHLELERLTEENEALRVRLRDVAHSPLSDSEKQQLLLDASRLHNSAPASIAIPQDDGSAHNASTPQEGAQCTTPDWDKHSSSSMSEVSVACLQDRILQMEETHYSTNEELQATIQELSDLQAQLTELQADNERLTEEKGVLLESLCRQTEKLEDSRSKVDTLQGLLLREEQPQEASKGYNTEREQKLVDLLKSAQEERETLLQKQEELTSELKSLRATADASAAETERLTKCVELLEASVDAANVERKQLDMELAEARQEGANRSIEISRLATLLENARAKIEELEQSRQLENKSEADELLDAARREKDTLETQAAALQEQLARSHCDHDRLRDQYSQLQEEYKVARNNAKSAIDDLEYRLNQLKDERLSVSTELQLVRDSLAELQTQCQRHLEDKRELKAALSEAQRREREAQTRQYELERALADERKLRQEESAEWEQFQTDLLMTVRVANDFKTEAQSELERVVMENKAQRDKLRALEAQLDKLNKANQKVIQQPPTRPASTPTETQQSVLTSVQQEIAARRKANISRQDSRLSVKCLIESIENATKQAKAGPGSRSSSTSSLNSIGTTDIMSLKAPLRDQQQINNLICTANSTNNNKTQSTITKKPVSETKSTPVVLSPGELLDSAALNAKAIDFVRRNSVTDLSERKDPLYGLVKNGGSKRNALLKWCQNKTIGYRNIDITNFSSSWNDGLALCAILHSYLPRKVPYDTLTPVEKRRNFSIAFSAAESVGIPTTLNIGEMCQLERPDWQQVMTYVTSIYKHFET from the exons GCTCGAAGCGGGATGTCCGTGGGTTCGGGCGGCCGGGCGCCGTTTAAGCGGACCACGCAAAATATACAGCCGCCCAGGAAGTCCAGCCGAAGCCA GGCGAAGCCAGCCGAGCCTCCGGCACCAGCACCCAGAGCAGCGCCGAGCGCGGGGCGGAAAAGGGACCCGGTCGCGTTGCTCTTCAGCGCGAGAAGACCGGCGAGAAGAGTCGTTCAAGGAGACAAGGCGACGAAGCCGGGCGATCGGCGGCTAAA AGGACAGCCTAgccagcagcagcaacagcagcagcagcagcaatcggcgcagcagcagcagcagcaaccgGCGCCGCTGCGCCAGGTGCCAAGCGCCTCCTCGCTGGAGGCGAAGAGCGACGTCTCGCCGACCGGGAACAGCTGGGCCGGCTCCCTGGGCAGCAAGGAGCCGGCCAGACCCAAGGtgacgacgacgtcgtcgaAGGGCCCCGCTGCCAAGGCCTCCAAGATGCAAGAGCTGGAACGCGAGGTCGAGGCTCTGCGTAAGGATCGCGCGCGTCTCGAGGCGAACttgcgcgacgcgacgtccgATATTCAGAATCTGCGCGAGCTGCATGCCGAGCTGGCCGCCTTCAAG GAGCAGCATCATCTGGAGCTAGAGCGTCTTACTGAGGAGAACGAAGCTCTTCGCGTTCGTCTCAGGGACGTGGCGCACTCTCCGCTGTCAGATTCGGAGAAACAGCAGCTGCTGTTAGATGCCTCGAGGCTCCACAACTCCGCGCCAGCCTCCATCGCCATTCCTCAGGACGATGGTTCTGCACACAATGCCAGCACACCTCAGGAAGGAGCTCAGTGCACCACTCCGGACTGGGACAAGCACTCCTCCAGCTCGATGTCCGAGGTTTCGGTTGCGTGCTTGCAGGACAGGATCCTGCAAATGGAGGAAACGCATTATTCCACAAACGAAGAATTACAGGCTACCATTCAAGAATTAAGTGACTTACAG GCACAACTGACCGAATTACAAGCGGATAATGAAAGGCTAACAGAGGAGAAAGGAGTTCTTTTGGAGTCACTGTGTCGTCAAACAGAGAAGCTAGAAGACTCCCGTTCCAAGGTTGACACTTTGCAGGGACTACTTTTAAGGGAGGAACAGCCACAGGAAGCATCCAAAGGTTACAATACAGAAAGGGAACAGAAACTTGTAGACCTCCTGAAA AGTGCGCAAGAGGAACGAGAGACTCTACTTCAAAAGCAGGAGGAGTTGACGAGTGAATTGAAGAGTCTGAGAGCGACTGCTGACGCTAGTGCGGCAGAGACTGAACGCTTGACGAAATGCGTCGAATTACTGGAGGCGTCAGTGGACGCCGCAAACGTCGAACGAAAGCAGTTGGACATGGAATTGGCGGAAGCGAGGCAGGAGGGCGCGAATCGCAGTATAGAGATCAGTAGATTGGCGACTTTGTTGGAGAACGCGCGGGCGAAGATCGAGGAGTTGGAGCAATCGAGGCAGCTGGAGAACAAGAGCGAGGCGGACGAACTGCTAGATGCGGCCAGAAGGGAGAAGGACACGCTCGAGACGCAGGCGGCAGCATTGCAGGAACAATTGGCGCGCTCACATTGCGACCACGATCGATTGAGGGATCAATACTCGCAGCTTCAGGAAGAATATAAG GTGGCTCGAAATAATGCGAAATCCGCTATAGACGACCTAGAATATAGGCTGAATCAGTTGAAGGATGAGCGACTGTCTGTGAGCACGGAACTGCAGCTCGTCCGAGATTCCTTGGCGGAATTGCAGACGCAATGCCAACGGCACCTGGAGGATAAGCGGGAGCTGAAAGCCGCACTGAGCGAGGCGCAACGAAGAGAGCGCGAAGCGCAAACGCGTCAGTACGAGTTGGAGCGCGCGTTGGCCGACGAGCGTAAGCTGAGACAGGAGGAGAGCGCGGAGTGGGAGCAGTTCCAAACGGATTTGCTGATGACCGTGCGAGTTGCCAACGACTTCAAGACCGAGGCTCAGAGCGAGTTGGAACGCGTGGTAATGGAGAACAAGGCGCAGAGAGATAAGCTGAGAGCGCTGGAGGCACAACTCGATAAACTTAACAAAG CTAATCAAAAAGTGATACAACAACCGCCTACGAGGCCGGCCAGCACACCGACGGAGACTCAACAATCCGTGCTGACGAGCGTGCAACAGGAGATTGCTGCTCGTAGGAAGGCGAACATTTCGCGTCAGGACTCAAGGCTTTCTGTTAAGTGTCTGATCGAGAGCATTGAAAATGCCACGAAACAAGCTAAAGCTG GTCCTGGAAGCCGAAGCAGCTCTACGTCGTCTTTAAATTCGATTGGAACTACGGATATTATGTCTTTGAAGGCTCCCCTCAGAGACCAACAGCAAATCAACAATTTAATCTGCACGGCGAATTCgacaaataacaataaaacacAATCTACAATCACAAAGAAACCGGTATCAG AAACAAAATCAACGCCTGTGGTTTTGAGTCCGGGTGAGTTGTTGGATTCAGCCGCTTTGAACGCCAAGGCGATCGACTTCGTGCGTCGAAACAGCGTCACCGATCTGTCGGAGCGCAAAGATCCTCTGTATGGCTTAGTCAAGAACGGCGGATCTAAGCGTAACGCCTTGCTCAAGTGGTGTCAAAATAAAACGATAGGCTACCGGAATATCGATATAACTAACTTCAGCAGTTCCTGGAACGATGGCTTAGCGTTATGCGCGATTCTGCACTCCTATTTGCCGCGAAAGGTACCGTACGACACGTTGACGCCAGTCGAAAAGCGGCGGAACTTCTCGATCGCCTTCTCTGCCGCCGAGAGTGTTGGCATACCAACTACTTTG AACATCGGTGAAATGTGTCAACTCGAGCGACCCGACTGGCAACAAGTCATGACGTACGTGACTAGCATTTACAAGCACTTCGAAACGTAA